The genome window acccacaacaacaacgatttataatgattattgtgAACAAATTAAAGCCAGAAATCGTCATGCCTAttggcaattttatttattgaaccgcaaaattatgcaaattattcGGTATATACGATTATTTACTATAGTATATGATCTATATATCTAGAAgcgaaattattaatattattatttgcaatttgtttactttgtgAAAATCTATATTTGTGTTTTCCTATAAAATGATATCATATACACCCATATATTAAGGGTAATTACATTTGGTCCAGCTGCTTGTCTCTTTTTCTGTGATATCATCTCATTCTATTATCTTATCAATAATGTTAGGGGGTGTGTGTTGTtgtcaattgttgtttttaatcaaTAGCTACACGGCAATTCTGTTTAAAGAAAACTGtagttttgaaattataataataaatacgatCGACTGAAATACTTAATTGACAGGCATATAGCTTTGATACTCTACTTTCAGACCAATTTTGCAATATAAAGTCAATTTGggaatgaattttaaatacaatcaTAAAGGAATCGTTATTTTTCTTAAgcgaataatataaattgtttttttactctctttcactttctttatttctttctttctggAATTTCAGCGTCTAACGAATTggttttccttaatttttatgCGGAGTGGTGTCGGTTTAGTAATATATTAGCGCCTATTTTCAATGAAGCGGCGGATAAGGTAAGCCCTGTAATCAAGTCTAAAATACCCTAACTTTGCTTTTCtctgttcttaaaatttttttttaaaatcaaaccagCATATAGCTGATAATTAATCGATACGCTAAAAACAAATAgttattaattcaataaactcaacaagaacaacaataatatgcTGTGACTAGATGACACCTGttttaagaagaaaaaaaaaagagaataaaaaaacccaaaaataaaattgagcaCAGcatattgttgtattttaaacattttaacatGAACGCAgatgttttattgtttgttttgcattcaataaattattattttttttgttgatgccACCGCAAACTGTTTAAACTTAACATGAATTTTTAAACGTTTTACcaattttccttttgtttatttattcctTGATCTACATTTTTACAGATTAAAGCGGAATTTCCAGAAGCTGGTAAAGTAGTGCTAGGAAAAGTGGATTGCGATAAAGAGACAGCGATTGCATCCCGTTTCCATATCAGCAAGTATCCCACATTAAAGATTGTCCGCAATGGACAGCTCAGCAAGCGTGAGTATCGAGGACAACGCTCGGCGGAGGCATTCTTGGAGTTTGTTAAGAAACAATTGGAGGATCCCATCAAGGAGTTCAAGTCATTGAGGGATCTGGAGAGTCTCGATTCCAAGAAGCGTAGCATCATGGGCTATTTCGATCGCCGAGATCAACCTGAATATGATACATTCAGGAAGGTAGCGACAAACCTTAAGGAAGATTGCCAGTTTCATGTTGGCTTCGGAGAAGCTTCTCAAGCAATGCATCCACCAGGTACATACAAATGACTTGGAGAACTTTGAAACATTACAcatcaataaaatatgtttacagGCACTCCGATTATTGTATTTAGACCGGATGTGGCGTTATCCCATGAGAATGATGAGACCTATACCGGAAGCTTAAGCAACTTTGATGAGCTGAAAATATGGATCCAAGAGAAGTGTGTTCCTCTTGTCAGGGAGATAACATTCGAAAGTGCCGAGGAGCTGACAGAGGAAGGACTGCCGTTCCTGATTCTGTTCTATAAACCCGATGATCTAAATGCGATTAAGGACTACAAAGCAATCATTGAGCAGCAGTTGTTGGATGAAAAGCGTAAGCTATAGTTTTGTTGTACTATATTTACTTATCTCtaaataatttgatataaTTCTTGTAGAGAATGTAAACTTCCTTACTGCGGATGGTAAAAGATTTGCGCATCCTTTGCATCATTTGGGCAAATCCGAGGATGATCTTCCGGTCATTGCGATTGATTCATTCAAACACATGTACCTCTTCCCTCATTTCAATGACATGTATACGCCCGGCAAGCTCAAGCAATTCCTTCAAGATCTTTACAGTGGGAAACTCCATAGGTATATATAACATAGCTAATGCAGCTCCTCAAACCCTGTATGCTTATATTAAtgatttgtttcttttgccTGTAGGGAATTCCATTATGGACCAGAGCCCACAAGTAATGAAGTCAAGCATGATAGTAATGCAAAGGGAACGTCGCCGCCCGAGTCGAAATTCAAGGAATTGGGTCCATCAAAACATCGTTACACCTTGCTGGAAAAAGATGAACTGTAATATTACAACtgtatattcatttaaatataattattaaaaattttataaaatccgAGTCAAATTGTAAATCGATTGTTTTATAATGCTGTTtctattaagttttaattatgttcTTATCAACTTAAGTTAGCATACATGGTTCCTATTGATATGATCTAGCCATATAGTATATTGAGTTGTTTTTACGAGAACTAATGAGAAACTGACTTCCATATCGGGGATTCGAAAAATGGATGGTGGGTATCTCTaaccctctctctttctatcacGCTTGGTATCCCTTTCTGTCTCATgctatatattttcaaaagtatGAGTAACTTTAATAGTTTCATATTAAACTTGTAATACTAAttctaattacgatataaggagtcgtataaaagtgaaaaatggaGATTTAAGATTTTCGGTGCTAGTgtgcattgaaattgaaattgcattgaAAAATCCAGagtgaaaaatgttttcaccgaagttatttaactttaaatgcagaatgaatttagaggccaaaccatgatttaaatgacatttcgcttgaaaatcggtacagttttgacaaagttatgaaagtttaaagttagtcaaatctttgacttggcaactttacaagtcaaaattcttgtccgatttaccatgattttttacaaaaaaatgaaacgccTCAGAATCAaacttaaagtgttgttttatactaattacgctataaggagttgattaaaagtgaaaagttgagattaaaaatttttaattttcaaaatttcaaaggggggaccctatggtattaaaatctcAACCCATATCTAgagggaaattttttttttcgaaattaataaactttaaatgcagaatgaatttcgaggccaaaccatgatcaaaatgacattccgcttcaaaatcggcttagtttttacaaagttatgaaagtttgaagttagtcaaatctttgactcagcaactttacaagtcaaaatttttgtccgatttaccatgatttttttcaaaaaaatgaaacgtctcagaatcaaatttaaagtgttgttttttactaattacaatataaggagtccattaaaagtgaaaacttgagttttaaaaattttaatttttaaaatttcaaagggggaccCTTTGCATTTAAATCGAAGCCAAAATTTGCATCAAAGTAaatcaaagtgaaattttaagtTCAAGTCGCCGACCTACAGTTTAAAAATCAACTGGTTTTAAATCTTTCACGGccttaattcttaaaatagttGTATATGTTGTGACTGTAATGTATGAGGTTCCAATGAATCTAGAATATACACAAATATCACACATGTGTCGTTCAAGGGGAAGACTTGGTTTAACAAAACTgtctaatatttataatttattttttttattatttttgttttatttcgtaTGTATCTATTAcaattatgtttgtttttgtaaaattagATTACACATATAATATACTAGGTCAAAACGAGCGATTAAATGATAAATGGATAGTGACTCGGCTCGAATGCAAATGCATGCATGATTTCTGCATTTTGGGGATAGTTTTAGATTTTCCTTTTagttcgtttaatttttttcatttccgtCTTATTGTTCTTTCTTGACTGGTGGTGTGGgtgtttgtaaatataaaagtacagTTAAAAGAGAGTACTTgctaatgtttatttatttaatgttacaaaaaaaatatggttaTTTAATACGGTCTGGAGCGCATGCCGCCATCGTTGCGCATGGCTCCGCCTCCATCCCTAcggccaccgccgccgccaccgccaccgccaccaccgcgGCCACGACCCCCACCACCACCATTGTCGTTGCTGTAGCGGGAGTAACCACCTCCtccaccaccgccgccgcctccTCCATTGCCACGATCACGATTCTGATATCCACCTCCGCCTGAGCCGCGATCATTGCCACGCTCGTTCATTCCGCCGtagccaccgccgccgccaccaccgaatccgccaccaccaccaccgccgccagAGTTGCCATCTTCGTCGCCCTTTGGTGTTTTGCAACTGCaatgaatatgaataatatgtgagtataaatcaatatattaGTGTCAAGTCTCTGGCCATACCGATTGCACTCGTTGCGCCAAGCAAagttggtgttgttgcagCTGGCGCACTTCCAGTCGCCATCGCGAGGCTGCACATTTCCGCCGCCGGCACCagcaccgccaccaccaccgccgccgccaaAGCGTCCACCTCCACGGCCtccaccaccgccgccgccgcctccGCTGCCGCGATCATAATCACCGCCGCCCCCACCGCCTCCTCCACCGCCACCGCGATCAAAGCGGCCACCGCCGCCACCGCGACTGCGTCCGCCGAAGCCACCGCGagcgccgccgccgccgccttTGCTCCAATTATTTTGACGCTGGGCCAGCGAGACTTTGATGACAGATCCGTTGAAATCGTTGCCATCGAACCACTGAATGGCCGACTGTGCAGCATTCACATCATCGTAGGTGACGGTCGCCTCACCCTTCGAGGTGCCAGTTTCCTTATTCTTGTACAACCAAATCTTTGGCTTCATTGTACGCTTGTCTTtctgcaatttaaaaatataagtattttaatatagtAGTGTTTAGTGCTGAGCTCGCAAATATCGCTCCATTAAGtcagtttaaatttgcttttctGCTGTCATTGCTCAAGCAAAACACctctcaattttaaatataccatTTATCACTCATGTATTTCAGTCAGGGACTTTTAgagttataattttaaaataaaaattatgaaataacaattatcagctgatttttataaaaaatattgaaaaataactattaatttcaatatttattttaaaagttaaaaataattattaatttaaatttttattataaaaatcaaaaataaaaattatttgtgaatttcttttatacaaattgaaacattaaaattgaatgtgAATATTCTTTGAACCAAGTGGCGTATttccaaaatctaaaaatatttataatgtgtgactcaatacttttcatatgatacATTAAAGGACATATATTAAGGATGTTTAAGGTATTGATATTTACACTGGATTTctattcttcaatttttataatagaaattgacaaatactttttattttagatttttataataaaaattgaaaataataattatttttagtttttataataaaaatttaaattaattattatttttaattttttataataataatctaaaataatatttattactcaatttttttataaaaatgtttaagttgtcaatttatttaagttcaattattatttgcagtccCTGATATCAGTAATTTGGGTTAACTCATTACTAGCACATTAATGTATGTTGGAAGTGTTATTCAAAATTGTTACTGCTCAGTCACTTAAGGGTCGAATGTTATTTGCGACCTCATCGATACAAACATAAAGTATGTTGTCGGACTTACCTTAATAATGCCAATGGCACCGAAATGAGTTTCGATATCTTGCTCCGTGGTGGAtggatccatgccagaaacaAAGATTGTATCTTCCTGTGTGATCATATCGTTGCCACCGCCGCCTCCACCACCACCGCTGCTGCCGCCTCCTCCACCGCCGCTACTGCCACCGTATCCTACAAAAATAGGGACAATATATTAGAAATGCTGTTTAAATGAATTGAtcgatttgtttgtttaattggGTAAAAAGGACTTGACCctcaacaacaagaataatgacgacgacgacgacgtgcTGATGATGTGCTTAACACTCGTTAAAAATTGGGGACAAAACCAGAGCGCATTTAAGACTCGACTCTCTTAAACTCTATAAAGTAATAGTATagtatagaatatatatacacacaataACATGTAGGATAGCGACGTGTCTCGCTCGTTACTGGGTCATTTAACCttaactttgcttttgttttgtagttATCTCTAATGATCTTAAGTGGTATTACTCTTTATTTCGAAACCAGAAATTTCAAAGGCACCTCATTACACCGATTTTAATTTGGAcgcacatatgcatatatgtatatgtttatattgttttgtatacactctctctctcgtaAATCTGGCAACTCTAGCTTGATCAACTAATTGATAGTTAGATAGATATAGTATAAACAcagcacacagacacacacaaaaataacagGAGTTAACATAATTCGTTGATCAAGatcaatatacatacacatatattgtTGAAGAGATATTCGCGTGCCAAACCAAACCAAGCCAAACCAATAATAGACCCATTAGAAGGGAGATCTTTTGTATACCAGAATAACACAATTACGTAGTACGCATGAATACACTCTACACTTTAAATAGACTCCCTACAATTGATGTAGTTATCAATtagtttatcaaatttataccAGAAATTTTACTCATGAACTCGAACAAAGTATAACAACAAACGACCATAAAACAACGCGTTTTCTTCCCTTccctttacttttttttgttctcttaaaacttttgtttacttttcctAATAATGTTCTTTCTGTTTTATCTGTTTAtctgtattttgtatttgtatttgatttgtaGTAAATTAATGTTATACATTACTCGATATatgtttgcaaattgttttgcattattttacctttgttgtagttgtcctTGCTGGCGCCTCCATTTCTAAAAGAGGATATTGAATAacttatttaatgttttgattttgatgttTGGATTGTAATGCATTATGATGAGGAAGTTTTACGCCCACGCCtccattataatttttatatttacatatatcaTACTATATAATCATCCTACATTTACATACAATAcattatatgcatatatgtaaaatctattttaaaaaaaatatatttattatttttagactcTACTTTTAGCGTTACACTTTTACCAGCACACTCTGATACTACAATGTGTAAATCTCTTGATTTCCATGTcggtataataataataataaaataattcgtTGTCGTTTTGTTTGTCCAACACATATTTACGAATATACTAGTTCCATCAAAGTGTTCTGGTAACCCACCAATTGGCATAGGGatagttaatatatttatttaattgcttagtctttattttcgatttcgGCGGATCAGAAATAGAGGTATCGCACCAAAATTGGTGACTTAATAAGCAGACATGGCTAAAACAACTCGGCaattgatgctgattaagcatatattaatacttattatagtttattataataatattaatatttcagtTAATATATATCTTCGAACAGCCGAAGTTTCATAGTATCCATGAGTCGCTAATACACATGAATCCTTGACAAAGTTCTTATAATTAGAAACTTCAATATTATACTTTCTACATGAATTACTTTGATTTATagcaaataatatatatatgtttatatatgtatacataaacaaatacacaaactacacaaaacaaattgtaaaactaatagaaagttaatttaaataccactgacaattatttacttattgtaaggcaacttatttaattgttttaagttATCTTCAATAACTACTTAGCTTAATccaattcatttgatttttaagtggTTCGCACatccatgtttttttttttttttttgtaatttgttcgATTTTTCTTTCATGCAAGAATCCAATTTGTTATGTTTCTTtatgataaatatattattttaacttattattgactcttgtttgtttttaacttATCGAAGGTACGATATACGATATCACTCTTGATGTCAATTGTATAACAGCGGCGATTATCCTTCGCATTAACTGTTCAACTGTTATAATTTACAAGtaccaatttaatttaactgttTGTAATTagcttaatttgtattttttgtgaaTGTTTTGACGATGTTTGTTAGAAATTAATTCTTATTATACAGTCAGGCTTCCTTCTCACTTAATAGATAATACCATCTGGCAATCAACCTTTATATATACCCcgcttataaatatatatattcttgattctTGATCTTGTTTCAggggtgcgtgtgtgtgaatcAAGGCACTTAACCAATATTTGTTCAACacataatataatatcaaTTGTAAGTCACGTTCGCAGCTTTAAATTCATGggcattttattgatatttacaattatatataaacataattttaaataatcttgCTAGTTTTCTAACGTTTCATTTTATGCAGgtctctttcattttttttgcacacactTGAAATATATTACGAATACCAAACACTTTATAATGCTTATCATGGGGTTTTTTCGAACACATCAACTTATCAGCAATCCTTTGGGTGTTTTTTCAATGGCattctttgattttgaatCGATTAGAAGGACTTATATGTACAGTTATTCagcaattgttttgacaaaataaaaaagcgcacatttataattaaatgtaatgaatcccattatttatagtttttattttgttcgaaGAATCATAATAAACTATAATCAAATATACAACtgaagttgtttttttatttttttgcaaaattcaattaaatatgcaaattttcaagaatttaaattcaaagttaaagtttattttatttgttagaaGTATTTTAagtctttgtcaaaacaattaactGACATACTGAATGTGATGTTTTTTTACATTACGCACACGAAACATACAATTtaatggttttattttattggaaAAGActcttgtttttattcttcttattttatttataattctcaCGAGTTTTGTTTACGCTTTTCATTTGCGATATACTGCTGAGTTATCTTGATTTTTCTTTGtaattgtatgtgtatgtatggaTAATAGCtttgtaattttgtatttttggtattttaaatttgcgaCACACTTTGCCTGAATTGAATACTCGTTGCCTCATTGAGCACtgtgttgtatttgtataataacgtaataataataacataccCATAGGAATTGCCTCCTCTGTCGTTCCATGATccgccgccaccaccgccgctgccgccgccgccaccgccaccaccacgaTGGCCAGAATCATAACCTTAAagaattaattgtttaattgcaaacatttttacttCACTTATATACTGGACTTACCTCCGCCCGGTTTGCTATAGTTTGGAGGGGGCTCGTTATAGTTGCCAGGtttatttggcatttgttgGTAATTTGGCGGAGGAACAGCAAAATTATTGTACTGTCCGgcaccgccgccgccgccgccaccaccgccaTAACCACCacctaaaataaatatcgcTTTAGTTCACAATACTAATTGCAGCACTTTCTAAATGCACACTCACGATCCATGACTAATACAAGATTAAAGTAATTCCTTgattataagaaaatattaattcttttttattttttgagaacTCTGCACTTTTGCAACTCAAGCGTCAGTCGAATTTTCAACTCGAGATTTTTTTCTGTGGTTAAAATGGCGTGTGAGGCCAGGGGTGCACAAAATCGATATATCGAGCATCCGTCAACTTATCGAAAAGAGCACCCTGGCTGTCCACACGCTCAATAGCTGGGATACTGGAatgaaacacttttttttattacctataaattttttatctggccctgttgccaacttagctattttatagctagttttgGCTATATTCAAAGTtctattgctattgcttttTTCCGAAAATCtggttattttaaatgcacatattttgtaatattaatattcagttttatttttctaaaactttGCAAAAGTTCAcgcaaaaacaatttagatttaaatgcttttttgtCTATATGTTGTtattagctattttttaaaaattttgaaaatagtaAAATCAGTTAAgcctttaaattaaatgaaaattttaatgggGTAAATAAAAAGAGGAAGGAAACTATATTGGTTCATGCTTCTATGTGAGCATAAGCATTATAGTTGGAAATTATATATAGGTTGttcaacaaattatatttcatttccCCGTTTATGTGAAACCGTATCATTCCGTTTTGTATGTCATACATTTGATACCTTTAGCAACACTGATTGCAACATGCAACCCTGCCATGATTGtttatattcataataatGGAACATTTGGTGTTTACGTGGAATACACTTTATGCACTCTCTTATCcttttaagcaaatataaCCAAAAACGACAGAATGATTGAAATTACAGATCTGCAAAGTATGTGCgacatttaattgtatttgctggcatattaatgcatttaattaactttattaattgcaCACCTTTTTGCAGAAATCGGCATCGGTTTGGCTGGCTTTGGCATATCATTCTTATTTCTTGGCATGCTGCTGCTCTTCGATAAAGGCTTGCTTGCAATAGGAAACGTGCGTTGGATTCCAAATTGTCATATATGTGCAATTCATAAATGCTATCAACTGAATCTATATCTATTCCATTTATTCCAGATCCTTTTCATTGCGGGTCTTGGCTGCGTTATTGGCGTGGAGAGAACTCTACGCTTTTTCTTTCAACGTCATAAAGTTAAAGGCACAACAGCATTCTTTGGAGGAATTGTCATCGTGCTGCTTGGTTTTCCCATTATTGCATGCCATGAATTATGGTTGCACCTAAAAATCGGACATCAACACGTCAGTGTTCTCTTCCTCTTATTTTAGTCCGATCAAactagttttttaaatgtagGTGTTAatgttgatcaagaatacatatgtatatgtactttatggggtctgccacacCTCTTCTGCgcttgtacagggtataataactACTAGCTCTTAAATTTGTGTCCGAATCAAAAagaaagttataaaaatttaattagcaagcacataatttgaataattttcatttatactTTGATATATCTAGGCGTCATTAGCATTTACCGCAGACTTTATCCTCAATTtctatcatttatttatttaaaatatgaaaatatccCTTAATTACAATAGAAATACAAGTTTAATCAACAGTTGAGCGCAAATGCCAGTAAATCGGCAATAACTCGAGAAATCATCAAATTGCCGCTTTGCCAAACTGCAAGATTActaataactttttatatttattttcagtggCTTCTTCCCTGTTGCCATCAATTTTCTTGGCCGTGTGCCGGTTCTAGGATCACTTTTCAATCTACCATTTATGCAAAAGGTAAGATAAACCGGACAATCTAAACGCATAAGCACTCGAATTTAATAGTATGCATTCCAAACATGAGTTCCATCGCAACGATTAAATTagtattatttacaaattacatttaaattgattgtcTGCTGCATTCCACTttctcaattaaattaaatctccCCACAATccgataaataaaatttaacggctatttctgaaaaaaaaataataggtTGTCTAT of Drosophila innubila isolate TH190305 chromosome X, UK_Dinn_1.0, whole genome shotgun sequence contains these proteins:
- the LOC117780475 gene encoding RNA-binding protein cabeza isoform X2, which encodes MAVVAAAAAVPDSTIILLFLRQITNKCQINLATITSPLQTIANRAEVMILAIVVVAVAAAAAAVVAADHGTTEEAIPMGYGGSSGGGGGGSSGGGGGGGGNDMITQEDTIFVSGMDPSTTEQDIETHFGAIGIIKKDKRTMKPKIWLYKNKETGTSKGEATVTYDDVNAAQSAIQWFDGNDFNGSVIKVSLAQRQNNWSKGGGGGARGGFGGRSRGGGGGRFDRGGGGGGGGGGGDYDRGSGGGGGGGGGRGGGRFGGGGGGGGAGAGGGNVQPRDGDWKCASCNNTNFAWRNECNRCKTPKGDEDGNSGGGGGGGGFGGGGGGGYGGMNERGNDRGSGGGGYQNRDRGNGGGGGGGGGGGYSRYSNDNGGGGGRGRGGGGGGGGGGGRRDGGGAMRNDGGMRSRPY
- the LOC117780522 gene encoding vesicle transport protein GOT1B isoform X1 — protein: MIEITDLQKIGIGLAGFGISFLFLGMLLLFDKGLLAIGNILFIAGLGCVIGVERTLRFFFQRHKVKGTTAFFGGIVIVLLGFPIIACHELWLHFSVASSLLPSIFLAVCRF
- the LOC117780522 gene encoding vesicle transport protein GOT1B isoform X2, translating into MIEITDLQKIGIGLAGFGISFLFLGMLLLFDKGLLAIGNILFIAGLGCVIGVERTLRFFFQRHKVKGTTAFFGGIVIVLLGFPIIACLFIFIFSGFFPVAINFLGRVPVLGSLFNLPFMQKIVQKLGGDGNRTRV
- the LOC117780489 gene encoding endoplasmic reticulum resident protein 44, whose amino-acid sequence is MTESTKPLLGSCLAIVAVLHVLLQPTDATGAVSMTSENIDMTLASNELVFLNFYAEWCRFSNILAPIFNEAADKIKAEFPEAGKVVLGKVDCDKETAIASRFHISKYPTLKIVRNGQLSKREYRGQRSAEAFLEFVKKQLEDPIKEFKSLRDLESLDSKKRSIMGYFDRRDQPEYDTFRKVATNLKEDCQFHVGFGEASQAMHPPGTPIIVFRPDVALSHENDETYTGSLSNFDELKIWIQEKCVPLVREITFESAEELTEEGLPFLILFYKPDDLNAIKDYKAIIEQQLLDEKQNVNFLTADGKRFAHPLHHLGKSEDDLPVIAIDSFKHMYLFPHFNDMYTPGKLKQFLQDLYSGKLHREFHYGPEPTSNEVKHDSNAKGTSPPESKFKELGPSKHRYTLLEKDEL
- the LOC117780475 gene encoding RNA-binding protein cabeza isoform X1, with translation MDRGGYGGGGGGGGGAGQYNNFAVPPPNYQQMPNKPGNYNEPPPNYSKPGGGYDSGHRGGGGGGGGSGGGGGGSWNDRGGNSYGNGGASKDNYNKGYGGSSGGGGGGSSGGGGGGGGNDMITQEDTIFVSGMDPSTTEQDIETHFGAIGIIKKDKRTMKPKIWLYKNKETGTSKGEATVTYDDVNAAQSAIQWFDGNDFNGSVIKVSLAQRQNNWSKGGGGGARGGFGGRSRGGGGGRFDRGGGGGGGGGGGDYDRGSGGGGGGGGGRGGGRFGGGGGGGGAGAGGGNVQPRDGDWKCASCNNTNFAWRNECNRCKTPKGDEDGNSGGGGGGGGFGGGGGGGYGGMNERGNDRGSGGGGYQNRDRGNGGGGGGGGGGGYSRYSNDNGGGGGRGRGGGGGGGGGGGRRDGGGAMRNDGGMRSRPY